The following are encoded in a window of Trichomycterus rosablanca isolate fTriRos1 chromosome 13, fTriRos1.hap1, whole genome shotgun sequence genomic DNA:
- the ccr6b gene encoding C-C chemokine receptor type 6 — MSQSTLYAQKYRKEWESKPEFKGWLKLFVGDDTWAYCLSDTEKVDYFYEDDNSSEVCELKSNYAQSVTNQIYSVICALGLLGNVLVIITYACYKKARTITDILLVNVALSDLLFVLALPLIIYNEQYNWSMGTWACKLLRGVYSINLYSSTLLLACISGDRYVAIVKARRSFVLRLKAKIYSRLICLTIWLLAIALSMPTFIFSSLSKEPLFTDFNDVHDFNVNECTLQFMTNRTAKLMKILVPSTQVSVGFFLPLLVMAVCYTSVMVTLLRAQNYQKHKAVRVVLAVVVVFILCHLPYNTTLLIHTTRLFNLRDCKTEQNILLALSVTKSMAYLHCCLNPILYAFIGVKFRNHFYQIMEDLWCLGKRYFSPRRSSQQTTEMYIPAQKSMAEPCHDKNSSFTM; from the exons ATGTCTCAGTCTACACTGTACGCTCAAAAATACAGAAAGGAGTGGGAATCAAAGCCTGAATTCAAAGGCTGGTTGAAGCTGTTTGTTGGAGATGATACATGGGCATACTGCCT gtcAGACACGGAGAAGGTTGATTATTTTTATGAGGATGATAACAGCTCAGAAGTATGCGAACTTAAAAGCAACTATGCACAATCGGTGACAAACCAGATCTACTCTGTGATTTGTGCACTTGGACTGTTGGGCAATGTCTTGGTCATCATCACATATGCATGTTATAAGAAAGCCAGGACCATTACCGATATCCTGCTAGTAAACGTGGCCTTGTCAGATCTTCTCTTTGTCCTCGCCCTGCCTCTGATCATATATAATGAGCAATATAACTGGAGCATGGGCACTTGGGCCTGCAAGTTGCTACGAGGAGTCTACAGCATCAACCTGTATAGCAGCACACTCCTGTTGGCCTGCATTAGTGGAGACCGCTACGTTGCTATTGTTAAAGCTCGGCGTTCTTTTGTACTCCGCCTCAAAGCAAAAATCTACAGTCGGTTAATCTGCTTAACAATATGGCTACTTGCCATTGCGTTATCTATGCCAACATTTATATTCTCCTCCCTGAGCAAAGAGCCGTTATTCACTGACTTTAACGACGTGCATGACTTTAATGTAAATGAGTGTACCCTACAGTTTATGACCAACAGAACTGCCAAACTGATGAAGATCCTTGTGCCCAGTACTCAGGTGTCTGTGGGTTTCTTTTTGCCCCTGCTGGTGATGGCTGTTTGCTACACCAGTGTCATGGTAACTCTACTCCGAGCACAGAATTATCAAAAGCATAAGGCAGTGCGAGTGGTTCTGGCTGTAGTTGTGGTGTTCATCCTTTGCCATCTACCCTATAATACCACTCTGCTGATCCACACCACCAGGCTGTTCAATCTGAGAGACTGCAAGACAGAACAAAACATCTTGCTGGCTTTATCTGTAACCAAAAGTATGGCGTATCTACACTGTTGCCTGAACCCAATTCTTTACGCCTTCATCGGAGTCAAGTTTAGGAATCATTTCTACCAGATCATGGAGGACCTGTGGTGCTTAGGGAAAAGGTACTTCTCCCCCAGACGTTCCTCGCAGCAAACTACCGAAATGTACATTCCTGCACAGAAGTCTATGGCTGAACCCTGTCATGATAAAAATTCCTCATTTACAATGTAA